In the genome of Cryptomeria japonica chromosome 8, Sugi_1.0, whole genome shotgun sequence, one region contains:
- the LOC131857342 gene encoding uncharacterized protein LOC131857342: protein MQSMEKIQHRHVDIQGLKLHVAEIGSGPDVLLLHGFPEIWYTWRHQMIALADAGFHAIAPDFRGYGLSDQPSEIEKAGFVDLVEDLIGLLDAFSIQKVFVVSKDFGAMVAYFLDLLHPDRVRGMVVMGMPYRRPGPEYFAMDKLPRGFYIRHWQEPGRGLADFGRFDVETVVRNIYTLFSRSELPVAEEGKEIMDLYDPATPLPAWFTEDDLKMYSSLYEKSGFTFPLQVPYMAMKRNWGKLGEITDYTIRAPTLLILGTEDYSLKFPGTETYLSGQVVNADVPNVDIKLIPEGGHFVQEQFPEEINKITIGFLNEHLQS from the exons ATGCAATCGATGGAGAAGATACAACACAGGCATGTTGATATCCAAGGACTCAAATTACATGTTGCTGAGATTGGTTCAG GTCCAGATGTTCTGCTATTGCATGGGTTTCCTGAAATCTGGTATACATGGCGTCATCAGATGATTGCGTTGGCGGATGCAGGATTTCATGCAATTGCTCCAGACTTCAGAGGCTATGGACTCTCTGACCAACCTTCTGAAATTGAAAAGGCCGGCTTTGTAGATCTTGTGGAAGACCTGATTGGTCTTCTTGATGCCTTTAGTATTCAGAAA GTATTTGTTGTGAGTAAGGACTTTGGAGCCATGGTCGCATATTTTCTCGATCTTCTGCACCCTGATCGAGTGAGAGGAATGGTAGTAATGGGTATGCCTTATAGAAGACCGGGTCCAGAATACTTTGCAATGGACAAGCTTCCACGAGGGTTTTATATCAGACATTGGCAG GAGCCTGGAAGGGGTTTGGCAGATTTTGGGCGTTTTGATGTAGAAACTGTAGTAAGGAATATATACACACTTTTCTCAAGAAGTGAACTGCCAGTGGCAGAGGAGGGTAAAGAGATCATGGACCTGTATGACCCTGCAACTCCATTGCCTGCTTGGTTTACTGAAGATGACCTCAAAATGTACTCAAGCTTATATGAGAAATCAGGATTTACTTTCCCTTTACAAGTTCCTTACATGGCTATGAAAAG AAACTGGGGAAAATTGGGGGAAATCACAGATTATACCATTCGAGCTCCCACCCTTCTGATCTTGGGCACCGaggattattctctaaaatttccAGGGACAGAAACTTATCTTAGCGGGCAGGTGGTCAACGCTGATGTGCCCAACGTGGATATCAAATTGATTCCAGAAGGAGGCCATTTTGTTCAAGAGCAGTTCCCTGAGGAGATTAATAAGATTACCATTGGCTTTCTCAATGAGCATCTGCAATCTTGA